The following coding sequences lie in one Leucobacter allii genomic window:
- a CDS encoding LysE family translocator codes for MTAAAWLGLLAAWAAAIALPGPDVFLLLRLGIRRRRAAVLAALGIMTGNLVWILVSVLGLTAILAAVPGLLPALQLTGAAVLGWLGARSIHGGVAQLRSGGAAEPSQVSTRPWLLGLTTNLANPKALIFFTALLTQFLPNDAPWGTRIGITLVLVGSGIVWFVAVALASSAAAFRAWFGRAAPWIDIVAGAVFVLVALLMLAETLLALA; via the coding sequence GTGACCGCCGCGGCCTGGCTCGGGCTCCTCGCCGCCTGGGCCGCGGCGATCGCGCTGCCCGGCCCCGACGTCTTCCTGCTTCTGCGCCTCGGCATCCGTCGCCGTCGCGCAGCCGTGCTCGCGGCGCTCGGCATCATGACGGGCAACCTCGTCTGGATCCTCGTCTCCGTCCTGGGACTGACCGCGATCCTGGCGGCCGTCCCCGGCCTGCTTCCCGCCCTGCAGCTCACCGGCGCCGCCGTCCTCGGCTGGCTCGGCGCCCGGAGCATCCACGGCGGCGTCGCGCAGCTGCGGAGCGGCGGCGCGGCGGAGCCCTCCCAGGTCTCCACCCGCCCCTGGCTGCTCGGGCTCACGACGAATCTCGCGAACCCGAAGGCGCTCATCTTCTTCACGGCCCTGCTCACGCAGTTCCTCCCGAACGACGCCCCGTGGGGTACGCGGATCGGCATCACGCTCGTCCTGGTGGGCAGCGGCATCGTCTGGTTCGTCGCGGTCGCGCTCGCCTCGTCGGCTGCGGCGTTCCGCGCATGGTTCGGCCGCGCCGCACCCTGGATCGACATCGTCGCCGGCGCGGTGTTCGTGCTGGTCGCGCTCCTGATGCTGGCGGAGACCCTCCTCGCCCTCGCGTGA
- a CDS encoding aminotransferase, which produces MTQEQSGGLVRPEVSAADAEAIAREHYGIAATARELGSNQDRNYLLEEADGTRSVLRIDNPVFGDAARDAQHAAIDAYLAAGVRAASVLPGTDGALTQRWRGFAARRSTFADGEPLVDAGYFAPVVLAEFGALAAASVNALAELDHPGLDREHMWRMQHAHRETVALAGAIADEELRSRVLAAAEAADAALQPLVDALPVQAIHGDLTDDNVMGVRGADARLHPRTVLDLGDLATGWRVAELAVTASSMLHHDAERPLRVLETIAAFHRDARLSAAEARAVWPLVVLRACVLVASGWRQLEIDGANAYARERIAGEQAIFDAATALPLAEAVEQVLARLGFLGVPEGSGLRLQSAPEAPGRASAGSDTAAERLAPILPGLAALGDTTMLDPGVESEELAAGAWLAEDAEDRLASDAFARGAAAAVLPYGVYRLTRTVVDSADAAETWPIGTEIRVAPGAALEVVAPVSGDVVTSTERGVLLALADGWYLGIDGFASEVDGAVADEGGDPAARVAAGDRLGVLPEADAARSLAVTLCRSDALEGVAPPILAVEVPEPGRAQLVAPERVAAWSRFTRDPAALIGLRTRAQRDTAGDEQTRRERIFASAQERYYERPMQIERGWRHHLIDTTGRAYIDVVNNVTGLGHGHPGVADAASRQIRILNTNSRFLYRELAEYSERLLALLPEGSGLDTVLLVNSGSEAVDLALRLAQAATGRRTVVSLREAYHGWTMASDAVTTSAYDNPDALGSRPDWVHVADVPNRFRGSYRGDAADTSIGARYAADLGADLDRLAESGREVAAFVCESVLGNAGGVLLPDGYLADVYARVRAAGGLCIADEVQVGFGRMGSSFWGFEQSGVVPDLITIAKPMGNGFPIGGVITSKRVADALSAQGQFFSSAGGNPLSCRVGIAVLDAMRDEGLQENARVVGARLADGFRALADRHPSIGPVHGEGLYLGVELVRDRETLEPAKAEAAAICERLRELGVIVLTTSERSNVLKVKPPLCLTAESADVVLAALDRVLTEGW; this is translated from the coding sequence ATGACGCAGGAGCAGTCGGGCGGCCTGGTGCGCCCGGAGGTCTCGGCGGCGGACGCGGAGGCGATCGCCAGGGAGCATTACGGCATTGCGGCTACGGCACGCGAGCTGGGGAGCAATCAGGATCGGAACTATCTGCTGGAGGAGGCGGACGGGACGCGCAGCGTGCTGCGGATCGACAACCCCGTGTTCGGGGATGCGGCGCGGGACGCCCAGCACGCCGCGATCGACGCGTACCTCGCGGCGGGCGTCCGTGCCGCGTCCGTGCTCCCGGGCACCGACGGCGCCCTGACGCAGCGCTGGCGGGGCTTCGCCGCCCGCCGCAGCACCTTCGCCGACGGCGAGCCTCTGGTGGACGCCGGGTACTTCGCGCCCGTGGTGCTCGCCGAGTTCGGCGCCCTCGCCGCGGCGTCGGTGAACGCGCTCGCCGAGCTCGACCACCCCGGCCTTGACCGCGAGCACATGTGGCGGATGCAGCACGCGCATCGCGAGACCGTCGCGCTCGCCGGCGCGATCGCCGATGAGGAGCTGCGCTCGCGCGTCCTCGCGGCGGCCGAGGCGGCCGACGCCGCGCTCCAGCCGCTCGTGGACGCGCTGCCCGTGCAGGCGATCCACGGCGATCTCACGGACGACAACGTGATGGGCGTGCGCGGCGCGGATGCGCGCCTGCACCCGCGCACGGTGCTCGATCTCGGAGATCTCGCCACCGGGTGGCGCGTCGCGGAGCTCGCGGTCACGGCCTCCTCGATGCTGCACCACGACGCCGAGCGGCCGTTGCGCGTTCTCGAGACGATCGCGGCGTTCCACCGCGATGCGCGGCTCTCCGCGGCCGAGGCCCGCGCCGTCTGGCCGCTCGTGGTGCTGCGCGCCTGCGTGCTCGTCGCGAGCGGCTGGCGCCAGCTGGAGATCGACGGCGCCAACGCCTACGCTCGGGAGCGCATCGCGGGCGAGCAGGCGATCTTCGACGCCGCGACCGCGCTGCCGCTCGCGGAGGCCGTCGAGCAGGTGCTCGCGAGGCTCGGATTCCTGGGGGTCCCGGAGGGCAGCGGCCTCCGCCTCCAGTCCGCGCCCGAGGCGCCGGGGCGGGCGAGCGCCGGATCGGATACCGCGGCGGAGCGCCTCGCCCCGATCCTCCCCGGACTCGCCGCGCTCGGGGACACGACGATGCTCGATCCCGGCGTGGAGTCCGAGGAGCTCGCCGCCGGTGCCTGGCTCGCGGAGGACGCCGAGGACCGGCTCGCGTCCGACGCGTTCGCGCGGGGCGCGGCGGCCGCGGTGTTGCCCTACGGCGTCTACCGCCTCACCCGTACCGTCGTGGACTCGGCGGACGCGGCCGAGACCTGGCCGATCGGCACCGAGATCCGGGTCGCGCCCGGCGCCGCTCTCGAGGTCGTCGCTCCGGTGTCCGGCGACGTCGTCACGAGCACGGAGCGCGGGGTCCTGCTCGCGCTGGCGGACGGCTGGTACCTGGGCATCGACGGCTTCGCCTCGGAGGTCGACGGGGCGGTTGCGGACGAGGGCGGAGACCCGGCCGCCCGTGTGGCCGCGGGGGATCGCCTCGGCGTGCTGCCGGAGGCCGACGCCGCGCGCTCGCTCGCGGTGACGCTCTGCCGTTCCGACGCCCTCGAGGGCGTCGCGCCGCCGATCCTCGCCGTCGAGGTGCCCGAGCCGGGCCGTGCGCAGCTCGTCGCTCCGGAGCGCGTGGCGGCGTGGTCGCGGTTCACGCGCGATCCGGCGGCGCTCATCGGGCTCCGGACCCGCGCGCAGCGGGACACCGCGGGCGACGAGCAGACGAGGCGCGAGCGCATCTTCGCGAGCGCCCAGGAGCGCTACTACGAGCGTCCCATGCAGATCGAGCGGGGCTGGCGGCACCACCTCATCGACACGACGGGCCGCGCGTACATCGACGTCGTCAACAACGTCACGGGGCTCGGCCACGGCCACCCCGGAGTGGCGGACGCCGCGAGCCGGCAGATCCGCATCCTCAACACCAACTCGCGCTTCCTCTATCGCGAGCTCGCGGAGTACAGCGAACGCCTGCTCGCGCTGCTCCCCGAGGGTTCCGGGCTCGACACCGTGCTGCTCGTGAACTCGGGTTCCGAGGCCGTCGATCTCGCGTTGCGCCTCGCACAGGCCGCCACGGGGCGCCGCACCGTCGTCTCCCTCCGCGAGGCCTACCACGGCTGGACCATGGCCTCCGACGCCGTGACGACCTCGGCGTACGACAACCCCGACGCCCTCGGCTCGCGCCCGGATTGGGTGCACGTCGCCGACGTGCCGAACCGATTCCGCGGCAGCTACCGCGGCGACGCCGCCGACACGAGCATCGGTGCGCGCTACGCCGCCGACCTCGGCGCCGACCTCGACCGGCTCGCGGAGTCGGGGCGGGAGGTCGCCGCGTTCGTCTGCGAATCGGTGCTCGGCAACGCCGGCGGCGTGCTGCTGCCCGACGGCTACCTCGCCGATGTCTACGCCCGCGTACGGGCCGCGGGCGGCCTGTGCATCGCGGACGAGGTGCAGGTGGGCTTCGGACGCATGGGATCGAGCTTCTGGGGCTTCGAGCAGTCGGGTGTGGTGCCCGATCTCATCACCATCGCGAAGCCGATGGGCAACGGATTCCCGATCGGCGGCGTGATCACCTCGAAGCGGGTGGCCGACGCGCTCTCGGCGCAGGGGCAGTTCTTCTCCTCCGCGGGCGGCAACCCGCTCAGCTGCCGGGTGGGCATCGCCGTGCTCGACGCGATGCGCGACGAGGGGCTGCAGGAGAACGCGCGCGTCGTCGGTGCGCGCCTCGCCGACGGATTCCGCGCGCTCGCCGATCGACACCCGAGCATCGGGCCCGTGCACGGCGAGGGGCTGTATCTCGGTGTGGAGCTGGTGCGGGATCGGGAGACCCTGGAGCCGGCGAAGGCCGAGGCGGCCGCGATCTGCGAGCGGCTCAGGGAGCTCGGCGTCATCGTGCTGACCACCTCGGAGCGCTCGAACGTGCTCAAGGTGAAGCCTCCGCTGTGCCTCACCGCGGAGAGCGCCGACGTCGTGCTGGCCGCGCTGGATCGGGTGCTCACCGAGGGGTGGTGA
- the rdgB gene encoding RdgB/HAM1 family non-canonical purine NTP pyrophosphatase, whose protein sequence is MVGTGTAVRLVLASHNAHKLEELQRILGPLIPGVELVGYDGPEPVENGTSFEENALVKARAAAAHTGLPAIADDSGIAVEILGGSPGIFSARWGGPARDDDANVALLLWQLHDIADAHRTAGFVCAAALVIPGEGGAATQEVCELGVWPGRVLREPAGEHGFGYDPIFLPEGEQRSAAELGAAEKDALSHRTRAFTALAAEIRARL, encoded by the coding sequence ATGGTCGGCACCGGCACGGCGGTGCGGCTCGTCCTCGCGTCGCACAACGCCCACAAGCTCGAGGAGCTGCAGCGGATCCTCGGCCCGCTGATCCCCGGTGTCGAGCTCGTGGGCTACGACGGCCCTGAACCCGTGGAGAACGGGACGAGCTTCGAGGAGAACGCCCTCGTCAAGGCGCGCGCGGCGGCGGCGCACACCGGGCTGCCCGCGATCGCCGACGACTCCGGGATCGCGGTCGAGATCCTCGGCGGGAGCCCCGGTATCTTCTCCGCGCGATGGGGCGGCCCCGCCCGCGACGACGACGCCAATGTCGCGCTGCTGCTCTGGCAGCTGCACGACATCGCGGACGCGCACCGGACCGCAGGCTTCGTGTGCGCCGCCGCGCTCGTCATCCCCGGCGAGGGCGGCGCGGCGACGCAGGAGGTGTGCGAACTCGGCGTGTGGCCGGGGCGCGTGCTGCGCGAGCCGGCCGGGGAGCACGGGTTCGGCTACGACCCGATCTTCCTGCCCGAGGGCGAACAGCGATCCGCGGCCGAGCTCGGCGCCGCCGAGAAGGACGCCCTGTCCCACCGCACGCGCGCCTTCACGGCGCTCGCGGCGGAGATCCGCGCGCGACTCTGA
- the rph gene encoding ribonuclease PH: protein MSEATRADGRTAGQMRPVTIERGWSAQAEGSALISFGGTRVLCTASFTPGVPRWLAGKGTGWVTAEYSMLPRSTNERMQRESVKGRIGGRTHEISRLIGRSLRAVIDTRALGENTLVIDCDVLQADGGTRTASITGAYVALADAVEWARAQGHIAKKAQPLTDSVAAVSVGIVDGAALSDLAYVEDSRAETDMNVVVTGSGDFVEVQGTAEGAPFRRAELDALLDLALASAGELAELQRAVLAEGR from the coding sequence ATGAGCGAAGCGACACGCGCCGACGGCCGCACCGCCGGGCAGATGCGCCCGGTCACCATCGAGCGGGGGTGGAGCGCGCAGGCCGAGGGCAGCGCCCTCATCTCCTTCGGCGGCACGCGGGTGCTGTGCACCGCGTCCTTCACGCCCGGCGTGCCGCGATGGTTGGCCGGCAAGGGGACGGGATGGGTGACGGCGGAGTACTCGATGCTGCCCCGCTCCACGAACGAGCGCATGCAGCGCGAGTCGGTGAAGGGGCGGATCGGCGGGCGCACGCACGAGATCTCCCGGCTCATCGGCCGCAGCCTCCGCGCAGTCATCGACACGCGCGCCCTCGGCGAGAACACGCTCGTCATCGACTGCGACGTGCTCCAGGCCGACGGCGGCACCCGCACCGCCTCGATCACGGGCGCCTACGTCGCGCTGGCGGACGCCGTCGAGTGGGCCCGCGCGCAGGGGCACATCGCGAAGAAGGCGCAGCCGCTCACCGACAGCGTCGCCGCGGTCTCCGTCGGCATCGTCGACGGCGCGGCGCTCAGCGATCTCGCCTACGTCGAGGATTCGCGCGCCGAGACCGACATGAACGTCGTCGTCACCGGCTCCGGCGACTTCGTCGAAGTGCAGGGCACCGCCGAGGGGGCGCCCTTCCGGCGCGCCGAGCTCGACGCCCTGCTCGACCTCGCGCTCGCGAGCGCGGGAGAACTCGCCGAGCTCCAGCGCGCGGTGCTGGCGGAGGGACGCTGA
- the murI gene encoding glutamate racemase, with the protein MSSQDASAPIGVFDSGVGGLTVARAIRDQLPGESMIYVGDTARTPYGPRPIAEVRRFALEILDDLVAQHVKMLVIACNTASAAVLRDARERYDVPVVEVIGPTVRSAAAITRNGRVGLIGTQGTIQSRAYDDLFAMRPDIALASAACPRFVELVEAGETSGPRVRRIAEEYLAPLVARDIDTLVLGCTHYPFLRGALRQVVGPDVALVSSDIETANEVYEVLTARELLRPAGSGEPELRYEATGEDTAGFVELARRMLGIGIDAIDRVPTGTIRLPG; encoded by the coding sequence GTGAGTTCGCAGGATGCATCCGCGCCGATCGGCGTCTTCGACTCGGGCGTCGGCGGGCTCACCGTCGCGCGCGCGATCCGGGATCAGCTCCCCGGCGAATCGATGATCTACGTCGGCGACACCGCGCGCACCCCCTACGGCCCGCGTCCCATCGCCGAGGTGCGCCGCTTCGCGCTCGAGATCCTGGACGATCTCGTCGCGCAGCACGTGAAGATGCTCGTGATCGCCTGCAACACGGCCTCCGCGGCGGTGCTGCGCGATGCGCGCGAGCGCTACGACGTCCCCGTCGTCGAGGTCATCGGGCCCACGGTCCGCAGCGCCGCCGCGATCACCCGCAACGGCCGGGTCGGGCTCATCGGCACGCAGGGCACCATCCAGTCGCGCGCCTACGACGATCTCTTCGCGATGCGCCCGGACATCGCGCTCGCCTCGGCGGCGTGCCCGCGCTTCGTGGAGCTCGTGGAGGCCGGCGAGACGAGCGGCCCGCGCGTGCGGCGGATCGCCGAGGAGTACCTCGCCCCGCTCGTGGCGCGGGACATCGACACCCTCGTGCTCGGCTGCACGCACTACCCCTTCCTGCGGGGGGCGCTGCGGCAGGTCGTGGGCCCCGACGTGGCGCTCGTCTCGAGCGACATCGAGACCGCCAACGAGGTCTACGAGGTGCTCACCGCCCGCGAGCTGCTCCGCCCCGCCGGCTCGGGCGAACCGGAGCTCCGCTACGAGGCGACGGGCGAGGACACCGCCGGCTTCGTCGAGCTCGCGCGTCGCATGCTCGGGATCGGCATCGACGCGATCGACCGCGTACCGACCGGCACGATCCGGCTGCCGGGCTGA
- a CDS encoding ribonuclease HII, translating to MPSKDPSLEVEHAWFRSGAAWVIGVDEVGRGAVAGPVAVGVHAVAAGVAEFPAGLRDSKLLSEKRREAIAPLVHAWGPGAVGFASAEEIDAHGITAMLGAAARRALLELHAAGVPVDRAAILLDGAHDWLSPALRSPLDVRTRVGADRACASVAAASVRAKVRRDALMREAHDAHPVYCWDANKGYGSRAHYDGIAAHGLTELHRHTWIKETALRAVS from the coding sequence GTGCCGAGCAAGGATCCGAGCCTCGAGGTCGAGCACGCATGGTTCCGCAGCGGCGCCGCATGGGTGATCGGCGTCGACGAGGTCGGCCGCGGGGCCGTCGCGGGGCCCGTGGCGGTCGGCGTGCACGCCGTGGCCGCCGGGGTGGCCGAGTTCCCCGCGGGCCTGCGCGACTCGAAGCTGCTCAGCGAGAAGCGACGCGAGGCGATCGCGCCGCTCGTGCACGCGTGGGGCCCCGGCGCCGTGGGCTTCGCCTCCGCCGAGGAGATCGACGCGCACGGCATCACCGCGATGCTCGGCGCCGCCGCCCGGCGCGCCCTGCTCGAGCTGCACGCGGCCGGCGTGCCCGTCGACCGCGCGGCGATCCTGCTCGACGGCGCGCACGACTGGCTCTCCCCGGCGCTGCGCTCCCCGCTCGACGTGCGCACCCGGGTCGGCGCCGACCGCGCCTGCGCGAGCGTCGCGGCGGCCTCCGTGCGCGCCAAGGTTCGGCGGGACGCGCTCATGCGCGAGGCGCACGACGCGCACCCGGTCTACTGCTGGGACGCGAACAAGGGGTACGGCTCGCGCGCCCACTACGACGGCATCGCCGCCCACGGTCTGACGGAGCTGCATCGGCACACCTGGATCAAGGAGACGGCGCTCCGGGCGGTAAGCTGA
- the lepB gene encoding signal peptidase I codes for MSEAGAETSRGRGRRGGVIGFLRDLVVILLVAFLVSFLLKTFLVRSFYIPSVSMEQTLKVDDRILVNQLVPDVVGVQRGDIVVFKDPGGWLYPRGTNPPQGFEKVLQTLGLAADTSHEYVVKRVIGIGGDRVECCDAQGRVMVNGVPLDEPYIVVPAGETRASKIDFDVTVPEGSVWVMGDNRYQSKDSRYNQDQPGKGFVPESEIVGRAFVLNWPLSRFAWLGTPEGTFTGVDAARGD; via the coding sequence ATGAGCGAAGCCGGCGCGGAGACCTCGCGAGGGCGCGGCCGCCGAGGCGGGGTGATCGGGTTCCTCAGGGATCTGGTCGTCATCCTCCTCGTCGCGTTCCTGGTCTCCTTCCTGCTCAAGACCTTCCTCGTGCGCAGCTTCTACATCCCGTCGGTGTCGATGGAGCAGACCCTCAAAGTCGACGACCGCATCCTCGTGAACCAGCTCGTCCCCGACGTCGTCGGCGTCCAGCGCGGCGACATCGTCGTCTTCAAGGACCCGGGCGGCTGGCTGTACCCGCGCGGCACGAACCCGCCGCAGGGCTTCGAGAAGGTGCTGCAGACGCTCGGCCTCGCCGCCGACACGAGCCACGAGTACGTCGTCAAGCGCGTCATCGGCATCGGCGGCGACCGCGTCGAATGCTGCGACGCCCAGGGCCGTGTGATGGTGAACGGCGTACCGCTCGACGAGCCGTACATCGTCGTCCCCGCGGGGGAGACGCGCGCCTCGAAGATCGACTTCGACGTGACGGTGCCCGAGGGATCGGTCTGGGTGATGGGGGACAACCGCTACCAGAGCAAGGACTCCCGCTACAACCAGGATCAGCCGGGCAAGGGCTTCGTGCCCGAATCGGAGATCGTCGGCCGCGCCTTCGTGCTCAACTGGCCGCTCAGCCGCTTCGCCTGGCTCGGCACGCCCGAGGGCACCTTCACCGGTGTCGACGCCGCACGCGGGGACTGA
- the rplS gene encoding 50S ribosomal protein L19, with protein sequence MQKLDHVDAASLKSDIPEFRAGDTVKVHVNIVEGNRSRVQVFQGIVIARHGEGIRETFTVRKISFQVGVERKFPVHSPAIDKIEVVTRGDVRRAKLYYLRGLTGKKAKIKEKRDA encoded by the coding sequence ATGCAGAAGCTCGACCACGTCGACGCCGCGTCGCTGAAGAGCGACATTCCCGAGTTCCGCGCCGGCGACACCGTCAAGGTGCACGTCAACATCGTCGAGGGCAACCGCTCGCGAGTCCAGGTGTTCCAGGGCATCGTGATCGCCCGCCACGGCGAGGGCATCCGCGAGACCTTCACCGTGCGCAAGATCAGCTTCCAGGTGGGCGTCGAGCGCAAGTTCCCGGTGCACTCGCCCGCGATCGACAAGATCGAGGTCGTCACGCGCGGCGACGTGCGCCGCGCGAAGCTCTACTACCTGCGCGGCCTCACCGGCAAGAAGGCGAAGATCAAGGAGAAGCGCGACGCGTAA
- a CDS encoding phosphotransferase family protein, with protein sequence MEAAHVAHDRRLLAEALGVDEGSLALRSREPLGRGGVAGFDCASAGEAPLRYYVDTSRLPVVRETGLVLGDVGAPDARVWLHPADPHLPALAPVAFDSAAGALLTRFGIDGASAPEIAAYRPGRRAVLRVPGAQRNVWVKVLRPSRVQRVVAAHTACADGGVPVPELIGWSPDGVILMEEARGVPATAAEWEPAALLDAVDELRADLAGIPALGAAQGVIERLPWYASGLSEVSAAAPVIALAEAAVAEAKRVAGMRPVGVVHGDLHFGQLFLSADGAGILGVVDVDGLGAGDPAEDAGAFLAHAAVSAMLTPPARRPGVWELVRLGAARWGDDPMVRACFAVHMLGHAIAAHDRGASGIVRAVLAAARIALARVEGTARTGAEGAATAGRPA encoded by the coding sequence ATGGAGGCTGCTCACGTCGCGCACGATCGTCGTCTGCTCGCCGAGGCGCTCGGGGTCGACGAGGGGAGCCTCGCGCTCCGTTCCCGCGAACCGCTCGGGCGGGGAGGCGTCGCGGGCTTCGACTGCGCATCGGCGGGCGAAGCGCCGCTGCGCTACTACGTCGACACCTCCAGGCTCCCGGTTGTTCGGGAGACCGGGCTCGTCCTCGGAGACGTCGGCGCGCCCGACGCCAGGGTCTGGCTCCATCCCGCCGATCCGCATCTTCCCGCGCTCGCCCCGGTCGCGTTCGACAGCGCCGCCGGGGCGCTGCTGACGCGCTTCGGGATCGACGGCGCCTCCGCGCCCGAGATCGCCGCGTACCGTCCGGGTCGACGCGCTGTGCTGCGGGTCCCCGGTGCGCAGCGGAATGTCTGGGTGAAGGTGCTGCGACCCAGCCGTGTGCAGCGGGTCGTCGCGGCGCACACGGCATGCGCGGACGGCGGTGTGCCGGTGCCGGAACTCATCGGGTGGTCTCCGGACGGCGTGATCCTGATGGAGGAAGCGCGGGGCGTCCCCGCGACCGCGGCGGAGTGGGAGCCCGCAGCGCTCCTCGACGCGGTGGACGAACTGCGGGCGGATCTCGCCGGGATTCCGGCGCTCGGTGCGGCCCAGGGCGTGATCGAACGGCTGCCGTGGTACGCGAGCGGTCTGAGCGAAGTCTCCGCCGCGGCACCCGTCATCGCGCTCGCCGAAGCCGCGGTGGCGGAGGCGAAGCGCGTGGCGGGGATGCGGCCGGTCGGCGTCGTGCACGGAGATCTGCACTTCGGGCAGCTGTTCCTCTCGGCGGACGGAGCCGGAATCCTGGGGGTCGTCGATGTCGACGGCCTCGGAGCTGGAGACCCCGCGGAAGACGCCGGTGCGTTCCTCGCGCATGCCGCCGTGAGCGCGATGCTCACCCCACCGGCGCGACGCCCCGGGGTGTGGGAGCTCGTGCGCCTCGGCGCTGCGCGATGGGGCGACGACCCGATGGTCAGAGCCTGCTTCGCGGTGCACATGCTCGGACACGCGATCGCTGCGCACGATCGTGGCGCGAGCGGGATCGTCCGCGCCGTGCTCGCGGCGGCGCGCATCGCTCTCGCCCGTGTCGAGGGCACCGCGCGCACCGGAGCCGAGGGCGCCGCCACGGCCGGACGTCCCGCATGA
- a CDS encoding sensor histidine kinase, producing the protein MPAVPRENPPRRRSSLSVRTRIVSVITLVSALGLLAVGLSVYVVERHRILDQIDQRLRANLESARYLVAEGSWSTSSAALAAVVERMSPDDNTGALGMTDGRITTVPGVELDVDLREAEDFAAHVERTRHVDGPTIGTFAEDGVVWRYLAAPIAIAGSEPPRVTTFVMVYDVEAELGEINTAARMFLIVSVIALGVIAGSGTIVATRLLRPLRVMRRTAERVSAQSLEERLPIVGTDDVAELATTMNEMLDRLDEALASQRRLLSDVGHELNTPLTIVRGHIELMDPEDPEDARGTRDLALDELQRMSQLVRDLSDSASLHGPSPVQPEPVDVADLLLQIGRKAAAIDGVRLHMGALANGVALLDPARITQAMLQLVQNAVTHGGGEVELGSAFIHGRLELTVRDHGPGVAEAQQARIFERFARGAGSEDRAGSGLGLSIVQVIARAHGGDAAVSDAAGGGARFVVSLPVSPRSE; encoded by the coding sequence GTGCCTGCAGTCCCTCGAGAGAACCCGCCCCGTCGCCGGTCCTCGCTGTCGGTTCGCACGCGTATCGTCTCGGTCATCACCCTCGTCTCAGCGCTCGGCCTGCTCGCGGTGGGGCTCTCGGTGTACGTCGTGGAGCGTCATCGGATTCTCGATCAGATCGATCAACGACTGCGGGCCAACCTCGAGTCCGCGCGCTATCTCGTCGCCGAGGGGAGCTGGAGCACCTCGTCCGCCGCGCTGGCCGCGGTCGTCGAGCGGATGAGCCCCGACGACAACACCGGCGCCCTGGGCATGACCGACGGGCGGATCACGACCGTGCCGGGAGTCGAACTCGATGTCGATCTGCGCGAGGCGGAGGACTTCGCCGCGCACGTGGAGCGGACGAGGCACGTGGACGGCCCGACGATCGGCACCTTTGCGGAGGACGGCGTCGTCTGGCGGTATCTCGCCGCACCGATCGCGATCGCCGGATCGGAGCCGCCGCGGGTGACGACCTTCGTGATGGTCTATGACGTGGAGGCCGAGCTCGGCGAGATCAACACCGCGGCGCGGATGTTCCTCATCGTCTCGGTGATCGCGCTCGGCGTGATCGCCGGGAGCGGCACGATCGTGGCGACGCGGCTGCTCAGGCCGCTCCGCGTGATGCGCCGTACGGCGGAGCGCGTCTCCGCGCAGTCGCTCGAGGAGCGCCTGCCGATCGTCGGCACCGACGACGTCGCCGAACTCGCCACGACGATGAACGAGATGCTGGACCGGCTCGACGAGGCGCTCGCGTCGCAGCGGAGACTGCTCAGCGACGTGGGACACGAGCTCAACACGCCGCTCACCATCGTGCGCGGCCACATCGAGCTCATGGACCCTGAGGACCCGGAGGACGCGCGCGGCACGCGCGATCTGGCGCTCGATGAGCTGCAGCGCATGTCGCAGCTCGTTCGCGATCTCTCCGACTCGGCCTCCCTGCACGGCCCGAGCCCGGTGCAGCCCGAACCCGTCGACGTCGCCGATCTGCTGCTCCAGATCGGCCGCAAAGCGGCGGCGATCGACGGCGTCCGCCTGCACATGGGAGCCCTCGCCAACGGCGTTGCGCTCCTCGATCCCGCGCGGATCACGCAGGCCATGCTCCAGTTGGTGCAGAACGCCGTCACCCACGGCGGCGGCGAGGTCGAGCTCGGCAGCGCCTTCATCCACGGGCGACTCGAGCTCACGGTGCGCGACCACGGACCGGGCGTCGCCGAGGCGCAGCAGGCCCGCATCTTCGAGCGATTCGCCCGCGGCGCCGGCTCGGAGGACCGCGCCGGCAGCGGCCTGGGGCTCAGCATCGTGCAGGTCATCGCCCGCGCTCATGGCGGTGACGCCGCGGTCTCCGATGCGGCAGGCGGCGGAGCCCGCTTCGTCGTCTCGCTTCCCGTCTCCCCCCGTTCCGAGTGA